Below is a window of Pseudoalteromonas undina DNA.
CTGGTGGCGGTAAGTACGGGTTTATTACACAGCATGACCCAAGATCAAGCTGAAGCGGTGCTTGCACACGAAGTATCGCACGTGGCTAATGGCGACATGGTAACGCTAACGCTTATTCAAGGCGTGGTTAATACCTTTGTTATTTTTGCCGCAAAAGTGCTGGCGGGCATTGTAGATAATTTTATAAATAGCGATGAAGAAGAGGGCGGCAGCAGCTGGACTTACTTCTTATTCGATATGTTATTCCAAGTATTATTTGGTGTATTAGCCAGTGTGGTGGTTGCCCATTACAGCCGCAAGCGTGAATTTGCAGCCGACAACGGTGCAGCTCAGTTGGTAGGCGCAGATAAAATGCGTTCAGCCCTTGAGCGATTAAAGCAAAACCACCCATCGCAATTAGAAGGCTCAATGATGGCCTTTGGTATTGCCAGTGGTAAAGGCATGGCTGAGTTGTTTTCATCTCACCCACCGCTTGATGCACGTATAGACGCACTACGCAAGTAATTACGTAAATTAGTAAATATACAAAGCCAGCTTAACAGCTGGTTTTTTTATACTTGCAATACTTGCAATCTAGTACCTTTTATGCAAGCTTAATGTGGAGTACAAAAAACACTCATTAATTTTTTATTTGTTATAAGCTCTCTAATATAAGGAAATAAATATGAAGTTACTTAAAGTATTAGTCGTTGTTGCAATTGCTTTACCAAGTGTTGTTTTAGCTAATCAGCATGTAATTACAGCAAACAAACAAGTTTTCTCTTCGGATAATAAAACCCAAACATATATAGGTGACGTACACCTTTCATTTGACTATAAAAATAAATTTCAGACCACATCAAACAGCGTTAGCTTTAACAATGGCGATACAGTAATGGAAGGAGAAGTAGTTATCACCTTTAATAATATTACCGCAGTAACTGATAAAGTTACTTTTTCTGAGTCTGATTCAGGTGTTTTAGCTAAAATGGATGAAGTGACTTTTACTTATAAGTAATTGTTTATTTAGAAACACAAAAGCCAGCTTGTTTGCTGGCTTTTTAATATTCTGTATATGGGTTATTTACCAAAAATAATATCGGTAATTCCCTCTGGTGAGAGTATTTCAATCCAGTAACCGTCTGGGTCTTTAATAAAGGCAAGGCCTTTCATTGAGCCGCCATCTGGCTGTTTTACAAACTCCACATCGTATTTAGCAAAGCGTTCGCACGCTGCATATACATCAGGTACGCTAATACCAATATGGCCAAAGCCTTTTGGTTCTTCATTACCACTGTGATAACCGCTAAAGCTGTCGTCGTTTTCAGTGCCCCAGTTATGGGTAAGCTCAATCAGCGCAGGGCGGCGAAACACCCATTGAGTTTTTTCTTTATCATCGCCTTTTGGCATATCTTGCTCATAGCCTAAAAAGTACAAGGTAAATTCCATACCAGGAAAGTCGTATTTACCTAATAGTTTCATACCCAATACGTTTTCATAAAATGCCAGCGACGGTTTTGGATCTTTAATACGCAACATAGTTTGCTGCATCACATAGCCCTCAGTGGCCTGTGCAATTTGCTCTGGAGATTCGTTATAGCTAGACATGAGATAATCCTTAATAAAATGACTGAAAAACCTTAATGGATTTAAAAAGGCAGGGAATACGAACATCATAATCAACAGCGGCAAAAATTAAAACCACCTAGCTAAATTACCAGCCAGTGAGCTGAATGTTTTATAAGCGAAAAATGGCATATTTAGCGGTACTGTTTATTTATACAGTAATGGTGTTTTGTCCAATATTACTGATCTCCACCATTTTGGGGTATCTCTGCATTTATGAAGTATGAGCTGTAGTTAACTAGTTGTTTACAGGTGTTTATTTGAGGGTTAAGATAAATGCAATGTAATATATGGACATTTGTCGGTTTATAAAACGACAGTTGTCGTAGACAAAGTTGTTAAATTCACACGGAGTATTAAGTGACAAGCCAACATTTCGCTGCTGCCTTATTAAATGCATGGAAGATAGAGTCATCTAAATCTAGATTCTCTGAAGTGCAGCAATTCCGCGCATTGATGCGGAGTTTTGGTTCCTTGAACAAATCTTTCAAACTAGAAGAGTTTCACGGAATGAAGCATCAAGTTGTATTCAATGGCCAAGGAACTTGGGGTCGGCCTTCAGCTAGGTGTGAAATTTCCGACCTTTTGATTGTATCTTATAAAACCAAGCCAGTATTTGAAGCTAGGGCTACATTGCTTCAAGCTAAAAAATCTAATGAGAAGCACCCTAATATTTGCTCAAGCTGGCCGAACAACATCGCTCAGACGAGTTTCAAAGCTAACTTAGAGCAATGGGATTTGTTATCAAGACGGCCTGACGTACTCCCATATCCACCTTTTGAGTGTAAGCCGGATATTCTAAGTGGTGCTATTTTGCCATCTGTTGGCTCTCTCGGCATATTTCATAAAGTGAAAGGAACAGAATACGACTTCTTCTATATGTCTGCTGATATGGCTGAGCCTTTGAGCGCCCCAACTCGAAAGCATGCGAAGCTAAAAACTAAAAAAGGCAATCTCATCAGAACCATCAGTGGATATGAGGAGTGTGTTTTCACATGTTGTTTGCCTACTTTTGCAGAAGCGTTATACAAGTTAAAAATTGGCACTCCTATTCAAAAGGATAATCCCGTAGATATCAAAGATGAGAGGTATCGGAATTCATTTAGAGGATGGCTCAAATCAGTTCTCTATAGCCACCTTGAAATGACAAATAACAACTCAGAATTAGCGAGAGAGTTGCTAGAATATCTGCCATCAGATCAAGGTGGAGGTTTTATGATGGAGCCACCGGCAACCATTTTGATAAACTGTGATGCTAATGAATTTAACAAAGCAATGCAGCGGACAAGCCGGTGATTGCGGCGTTAACTGCCTCGATAGTTGAGAGAAATATATCTAAATGAGCTTTCCTGTTTGGACACAAGTGATTACACAGATCGTTACAGCCGTGACTGCTGTTGTAATGGCTGTATTGGCGTACCGAACATATCTTAGAGCACCAGAGCAGGAAGAGACGGAACCTGAGAATGCCTCGGATAATCAAGCAGAGGATAGTCTTCGGGAAATTCTTGTGTTTAGGACATCTAAACAGAAAACTTGGTTGGCGGTTACAGAGCAAGGCCTTTCCTGTCGAATTGATGACAATAGACCAGGGAAAGGTGGTCCTCAATGGGTTCTTTCAAAAGCCGAAGCCAAGGCGATTCTTGGCTCAGGAGCCTATCATGTGAATCCCGGTTACAAAGCAAGAACTGGCACATTCACAATAGGGCCACGCCGAAACTGGCTTTATACCAAATCGCTTTTTCCAGAGCCGGACTATTTAGAAACTGTAGTGAAAAAGTTGCTCGAAAATGCCAGCAGTTAACAAGGCCAATCACGGCGACAGCTATTCCGTTGCGGCTTCGCCTCCACTAAAAAGCTGCGCGTGTTGGCGGCGTTAGGTAACTATGGATGGTCAACCTTCTTAATCAAGCATTACGAAGCAGAGATGTTAGAAAACTCGTAGAACCTCATTTGCACGAAGTTGTTTGGGATTCTGGCGTTGATGAAACCAGCGAGTGGGTAATGGCTTCATTTGAAGATCTAACTCATATCCAAAAATTGGAGTCTTGGTTAAATAGCAAAGAGATTTCGGATTCCATCGAAGTCATTTTAACCGATACTGCTTGGTCTGAACTTCAGCAAACAACTTGGGATGCTCTGCTTAAGAAACCAGACGATTACTTTAATCAAAAACATATGCTTGTAGTTGCAGCAGATAGCTCTTGGATAATGGAGTATACCCCACAACAGATAATTAGATTTGGGCGTTGGGTAAAAGTTACCTGCCGAGTTTGAATTGGCAGTTAATTGAAACGTGGACGGTGTCCACTTTATCGGGTGAAGATCACAAAAAACAGTTGGGTATTTTCACTCCGTTCAACATTTTAGCCAACAATTTTTTGCACTCTTAGTGCGGCGTTGTTATATGTAAATCAATAAGTAGGCATTATGCAGCTATAAACACTAGAAGAATTGCAAGCCAATTAATAAGGTGATTTCTGAAATTGATACAAATGAATTCGATGATGACCTTGTTAGGCAGTTTATAGAGCATCGTGTTATTTCATTAGCTTTTGGTGTTCACACGTATTCAGAAATGATTGTACGTAAGGTTGTGACAAAGGAAGAAGAGAGCAAGTTTAACAAGAACCTTAGTGTTTATAATCAAATTGAAAGCACACTAGCTCAAAGAGCATATGAGTATTCTACAGAAGAGTTGTTTAATCAGCTTGTCGCATGTAAGAAAATTTTGGATGCTAACATTCAAAATTAAAAAATATAACCAGGTAATCAAAGACCGCCCACAAAAGGGCCTGAGGGCTGGACCTCCACTGCTGTGCAGCTCCGGCCCTTTATCTCGGCGTTAGGCATTTAAACACTCAGCAATCACAGGATAATTATCAATGGGGAATAATGGTTCATCATTTAAGTTGTATGTTAAGCATTTAGGTGCTGCGTACTTGATTTATATAATTTTAGGGATGTTTAATTCACTACTATTTAAGCAAGGTATATACAACTTTGGGGCCTTTGATGAGGTTGAGATTAAGTTCAGACTTGCTCAAACTATAGATATTATTATGTTTATAGCGGTTATTTGGGCTTCATGGGCACAGTACTTAGTTACTAAAACGATAAACAAAAATTTTGCTCTCGTGGCACTACTTTTCAGGTTTGGAGAAGGGCTTCTCGGCTTTGTCGCAACAATCATTACATTGGCAGTGATAGCAGTTTTAAAGAATCCAGAATTTTCAACTGTATTTCAAGATGAGCAGCTGCATACATTAGCTAGCATATTTGTGAAAATAAGTGGCTCGATGTGGGATGTTCTTTTAATTATCATGGGTATTGGTGCCACGATTTTCATGTATTTGTTCTACGTTTCCAATTACGTACCTAAGTGGTTGGTTCTTTGGGGACTATTCACTTATATTTCGATGGTGGTGTATGGTTTTTCAAATATTGTTCTACTTAATCCACCTCAAGTATTGAGTTACTTCATGATGCCGGGAGCTTTTTTTGAAATAACGTTTGGGCTTTGGTTGTTAATCAAAGGAATAAACATCCAACCTGATAAAAATAATGCCTAACAAGGACAAATGTAGAACCAAAGAGGTCTGTAGAACCAAAGGGGTCAAATCTTGACTTCAGACATCAAATTCATGCGGCAATCTTATAAGCTGTTTTTAAAATAAAATGCTGGTGGCTCACCGGCTAATTAATCTCTGAGTTAAATTAAGGAAAAGGATTATTTATGAAAGGTATTAAACGTATTTGGTTTACGCTAGTTGTGTGACATTGTTAATTATTTTAGGTGTAGCTACCGAGAAGTATTAGTAAAAAATGTTTAATGTAGTAATTTATTCAAGTGCATAGGCGATTTTATTTATAATTTCTTTGGTAGAAATAAATATAGTTTAAAATAGGCTGTGCGCTTTGACTGTTATTCATTACATCATTCAAATTTTATGGGCTCGTCATGAGTTGACATATTTTTGTCGCTTGAATTTGTATGTAGGCATTGATAATGTGCTCTGATAGTTTTACACTTTTAGTTAGTATTTTAGAAAAATATATTGTTTGAATTACTGGCGTCATTTAGATTTTATCTAAAATACCTTTTAAATTTAATAAATAATTTTCAATACAGTTTAGGAATGAATATGAGTGAAAGGAATTACGCAACTAAATTAGCACAATCAGATCCATTAGGTTTTTATATAAAACTAATAGGGCTAGGGCCTCACGAGAAAGATTTACGTAAAGTCGATAACATTTATACATCTTGACAGGTATCGTTGTCTATAGGCAGCTAGACCATATTCAACGGATGAAAGTAATGGCGGAGATTAATAAAGTCCGCGAAATAAATCGAAAGCTGCATGGTACTTTATTTGCTATCCCTCCACTTATAGTAGCTGATAAATTCAAGTTTAAATGGTCATTAAGTAATTCAGAATTAAAAGCACACTATGAAAGTAGTAACGGAGTATCATCTGCCTTGAGTTTTATAGGTCTAGATATGAGAACGTTTGCTGGTTCAGCACCTTTAATCGGTGAAATACTATTAGAAATATCAAAAAGCGGAGTTAAAGCAGGGGGGAAAGCAGCCTTTAACTCAGTTTCTAATAGTAAATTAACGGCTGAGTTAGCTGGTCAGGCTAAAGTTAGGACCACAACTGCAGTGAAGCTTGGGATGTTTGCCGCTCTAGTTACTGTGCTTGCTAGTGGTGTTCGAACTATGGCCATGGTCAATGAAGAAAAAGCCTTACATGAATTATACCTCAGAGGGATGATTGAACCGAAATGATAGGGCTAATAATAATAGGGTTTGCTTTTTTAGTTTACTACGGCAAAGTTAAGTATAATAAGCCCACTGGTAAAGCTGTTATTAGTGGAGGGAGTAAGACTTTGCTGCTCTATGCTTCCAGTAATGGCCATTTTTTCAGTTTCTGAGCTATTGTTATTGCTGCTCCTGTTTATTGCAATTTTATCGGAATTTATTAATATTTATTTTTATACCGTTTCAAAGGAGTTATAACGCATGTTTACTTTATTTTTTGTGGCTTCTTTGAATGTTGATTTTGCTCTTGCAGGAAAAACTTCTGCGGGCTTAATACTTTGTGAGCAGATAAATAACCAAGTCAGTGGCTCTAAGTTAAATGAGTATAACCGATTAGATAGTGAGCTTAATAGTTATTTAAACCTTGAGTTAGAAGCTAGCTCTGATTTGAGCTACAGCTTTTTCAGTGCTCAAGTTGATTACATTAATTCATTTGAATATGCTGACAAAAACAAGCCTTTAGATGATAATTTACTATCTAAACAAAAATGCCAAGATCACATAGATAATGCAAATATGTTAATTCGAAAGTTTCAATAAATTAAAAAAAAGGTCAAATCTCGACTTCAGACATCAAATTCATGCGGCAATCTTATAAGCTACTTTTAAAATAAAATGCGGGTGGCTCACTTGCTAATAAATCTCTCTGAGTTAAATTTAAGGTAAAAGGAAGTTTTTATGAAAAGTATTAGACGTATTTGGTTTTGGTTTACGCTAGTTGTGTGCCCATTGTTAATTATTTTAGGTGTAGCTACCTTTGCACAGTTATTAGGGCAATACATGTATTCTGAGCAATTTAGTTTTTCGTCGCTGTCTAGCTTTCAAATTGCATTTATTGGTGGTGGTGTTTGTGCTTTTTCTGTATTTTTAAGCACGTTAAAAGAGGTAAAAATACGCTTTTTTGCAAAATAAGGGGTTAATAGAAAAAAGGGGATCTTGTACCTCTGCAAATAAGCCACTTAAACACTTGTGATACCTTCCAAAACGCCAATTCAAACAACAGCAAACCCTCTTTTTTATATTTTATGTAAATCGAAGTAACCGATTGAACCAAAATAGCAACTCGGCTATGGTTAATGCATCAATTAAAATAAATTTAAAACGACTTAATCTACAGGTTCGTTATATGCAATTCAGATTTATGAGTATTATTCAAAGGTTCGTATGGAAAATTTAGTTGTCATTAGGGAAGCGAAAAAAGTGTTCACCCATTTATTTTTGAACTTTCGCCTCATTTAGCTGAAGTTGCTCAGCTAGATTGGCATAGTGACGAAGCTATTCAAAAAATGCAAAATGATTACATTTCAAAAATGCTTCAAGAAACAGCGAAACCAAACATCACCTTTATCGCTGAGATCAATAATATTTCATTGGGTTTTATTCATGTACGAACACATGTGGATGGAATTTCAGGTGAAACTTGTGGAACTATACCGCTTCTTGCCGTATCACCAAAATCGCAAGGTTTGGGCTTAGGTAAACGTTTAATTGAACAGGGTGAAAAGAGGGCTAAAAACTTAGGCTGTAGGTTGTTACATCTAGAGGTCTTTGCAAATAATAAGATAGCGGATAGCTTTTATCAAAATATAGGTTTTAAGCCTAAAACTGTTCATATGATAAAACCAATATAGAGGAATTTGCATATAATAAGTTGCTAACACGTAATAATAACCATTATTTTGCGCTTAACAATGCCTTAGTTTGCTTTAAAAATGCTGAGCCCAATTCAAACACGGGAGTTATAAAATGTCATCAGATAAAAAAGACAAAACTAAATCAAATAAAGTTGGTGCTGGCATAGCGCTTGGTGTTGGTGTCGGCTTAGCTATTGGCGCTTCAATGGGTAATATTGGTGCAGGGTTGGCAGTTGGAATAGCGTTAGGTATTGCTTTTGGGGTTAGTATGCAAAAAAAAAGAAGACTCTAAAAAAGATGACAAATAGATATTATGTCCAAGCTAATTAATAAGAGTGTTAGGTTTTGAAGAAAGATTATGGACATGAAATTTATTTGGATATTGTTACTATTTTTAAGTTTTAATGCACTTGTAAATAGTGACGCTAAGCCTATTAAACTGATTTAGAAAACTAAATTAAACTGATTCAGAATAGGCTGGATTTCGTCGATCAAATGGCTTTCGCAAGCAATTCAGATA
It encodes the following:
- the htpX gene encoding protease HtpX, producing MKRVFLFLLTNLAVMLVLGVVLSIIMSALGLSHRSLGGILLIAAVFGFGGSFISLYMSKWMAKKSTGAQVITKPSNETEQWLMNTVATQAKKAGINMPEVAIYDSPEMNAFATGPSKNNSLVAVSTGLLHSMTQDQAEAVLAHEVSHVANGDMVTLTLIQGVVNTFVIFAAKVLAGIVDNFINSDEEEGGSSWTYFLFDMLFQVLFGVLASVVVAHYSRKREFAADNGAAQLVGADKMRSALERLKQNHPSQLEGSMMAFGIASGKGMAELFSSHPPLDARIDALRK
- the gloA gene encoding lactoylglutathione lyase; protein product: MSSYNESPEQIAQATEGYVMQQTMLRIKDPKPSLAFYENVLGMKLLGKYDFPGMEFTLYFLGYEQDMPKGDDKEKTQWVFRRPALIELTHNWGTENDDSFSGYHSGNEEPKGFGHIGISVPDVYAACERFAKYDVEFVKQPDGGSMKGLAFIKDPDGYWIEILSPEGITDIIFGK
- a CDS encoding DUF4386 domain-containing protein; the encoded protein is MGNNGSSFKLYVKHLGAAYLIYIILGMFNSLLFKQGIYNFGAFDEVEIKFRLAQTIDIIMFIAVIWASWAQYLVTKTINKNFALVALLFRFGEGLLGFVATIITLAVIAVLKNPEFSTVFQDEQLHTLASIFVKISGSMWDVLLIIMGIGATIFMYLFYVSNYVPKWLVLWGLFTYISMVVYGFSNIVLLNPPQVLSYFMMPGAFFEITFGLWLLIKGINIQPDKNNA
- a CDS encoding GNAT family N-acetyltransferase, whose amino-acid sequence is MQNDYISKMLQETAKPNITFIAEINNISLGFIHVRTHVDGISGETCGTIPLLAVSPKSQGLGLGKRLIEQGEKRAKNLGCRLLHLEVFANNKIADSFYQNIGFKPKTVHMIKPI
- a CDS encoding membrane protein produces the protein MSSDKKDKTKSNKVGAGIALGVGVGLAIGASMGNIGAGLAVGIALGIAFGVSMQKKRRL